One segment of Anatilimnocola aggregata DNA contains the following:
- a CDS encoding outer membrane protein assembly factor BamB family protein: MINASPLRSILLFLLLGPFAMGSVAFAQEKGVADFPQLSAENDWPWWRGPQRNGIAVGKAPIQFGDSQNVKWKVPVPGRGHSSPIVVGNKIFLTSADEAQQIHAALCFDRTTGKQLWQTEISRGGFPDDNHAKNTEATPSVACDGERLFVTFYHHEQVQATALDLNGKKLWQKFVGDFHPQRYEYGYAPSPILYQNTVIIAGEWEKTSFLAAFDRASGAEVWRTKRPSSISFSTPVIGHIAGKDQLLLSGSQQIASYDPATGKPLWTAAGCAAATCGTIVWDGDIVFASGGYPQSETIAVKADGSGQVVWKNNQKCYEQSMITTGGHLYALTDNGILFCWRASDGQEMWKQRLKGPVSSSPVLAGGHIYWANELGTHYVFKPNPERLEIVAENQLGRDSFASPAICGGQMFHRTAMQVGGKRQEFLFCLE; encoded by the coding sequence ATGATTAACGCTTCCCCACTTCGTAGCATTCTTCTCTTCCTGTTGCTTGGCCCGTTCGCGATGGGTTCTGTGGCGTTTGCACAAGAAAAGGGTGTCGCCGATTTTCCCCAGTTATCGGCAGAAAACGATTGGCCGTGGTGGCGGGGGCCGCAGCGGAATGGCATCGCCGTGGGGAAAGCGCCGATTCAATTTGGCGATTCACAAAACGTGAAATGGAAAGTCCCGGTACCCGGCCGCGGTCACTCGTCCCCGATTGTCGTCGGAAATAAGATCTTTTTGACCTCGGCCGACGAAGCGCAGCAAATTCATGCCGCTCTCTGCTTCGACCGGACAACGGGCAAGCAGCTTTGGCAGACGGAGATCAGCCGGGGCGGTTTCCCGGACGACAACCACGCGAAAAATACCGAAGCGACTCCCTCGGTAGCCTGCGATGGCGAGCGGCTGTTCGTGACCTTTTATCATCACGAGCAGGTGCAGGCGACGGCGCTCGATTTGAACGGCAAAAAGTTGTGGCAGAAGTTCGTTGGCGACTTTCATCCGCAGCGCTATGAATATGGTTATGCACCTTCGCCCATTCTGTACCAGAACACGGTGATCATCGCCGGCGAGTGGGAAAAGACGAGCTTTCTCGCGGCCTTTGATCGCGCATCCGGTGCTGAAGTGTGGCGCACCAAGCGGCCGAGCAGCATCAGCTTTTCGACGCCGGTGATCGGCCACATTGCCGGTAAGGATCAACTGCTGCTGAGTGGTTCGCAGCAAATCGCGTCGTACGATCCGGCGACCGGCAAACCACTGTGGACCGCAGCTGGCTGTGCCGCTGCAACCTGCGGCACGATCGTATGGGACGGCGACATTGTCTTCGCCAGTGGCGGCTACCCTCAATCCGAAACGATCGCCGTTAAAGCCGACGGCAGCGGTCAGGTAGTTTGGAAGAACAATCAAAAATGCTACGAGCAGTCGATGATTACGACCGGCGGCCATTTATACGCCCTGACCGACAACGGCATTCTCTTCTGTTGGCGGGCCAGCGACGGCCAAGAAATGTGGAAGCAACGACTCAAAGGCCCGGTTAGTTCGTCCCCCGTGCTCGCTGGCGGGCATATCTATTGGGCGAATGAACTGGGCACGCATTACGTCTTTAAGCCCAATCCCGAACGCTTGGAAATCGTCGCCGAGAATCAACTCGGCCGTGATTCGTTCGCCAGCCCGGCCATCTGCGGCGGGCAGATGTTCCATCGCACGGCGATGCAAGTTGGTGGCAAGCGGCAAGAGTTTTTGTTTTGCTTGGAGTAG
- a CDS encoding DUF1501 domain-containing protein: MDRIPGCAEFRKTLELNRRGLLRLGALGASGLTLGQLLAADSQASEAGTASKKDTSVIILWMRGGPSQLELWDPKPDAPAEIRGEFGTIETKVPGIRLGEHLPLSAKMMDKWSIIRSMHFRAEDGLTDHSSGDQVCFTGYPAAKDPSSNISPSVGSVAKRQLQGFSPEIPAYVMIPKMVPGTDASYLGANCKPFETQADPGNLETPFSVPNLDLSGGLSVDRIESRRQLVSSLDQIRRSVDQSGQMAALDTFNQQAWEIVTGPKAREAFDLESEPRAVRERYGFPESYTPRMRAGGDRPNWPQRLLLARRLVQAGVRLVTVDCRWWDTHDDNFWALKNGFLPPWDMAYTALLEDLERHGLLEKTMVLAWGEMGRTPRVNATAGRDHWARVFSVAMAGGGIQGGRIVGSSDKEAAIPKDNPKIAQDVLATLYRHLGVNTKASYLNHFGRPMTVLPCGEPIHELF, from the coding sequence ATGGACCGCATCCCTGGCTGTGCTGAATTTCGGAAGACGCTCGAGTTGAACCGCCGTGGGCTGTTGCGGTTGGGCGCGCTCGGGGCGAGCGGGCTGACGTTGGGGCAATTGTTGGCCGCCGATTCGCAGGCCAGTGAAGCGGGCACGGCCTCGAAGAAAGATACTTCGGTCATCATTCTGTGGATGCGGGGCGGGCCGAGTCAGCTGGAGTTGTGGGATCCCAAGCCCGATGCGCCGGCCGAAATTCGGGGCGAGTTCGGCACAATTGAAACCAAGGTTCCCGGCATTCGCCTGGGCGAGCACTTGCCGCTGTCAGCGAAGATGATGGACAAGTGGTCGATCATCCGCAGCATGCACTTTCGCGCGGAAGATGGCCTGACCGATCACAGTTCGGGTGACCAGGTTTGCTTCACCGGCTATCCCGCGGCCAAAGATCCCAGCAGCAACATCAGCCCGAGTGTGGGCTCGGTGGCGAAGCGACAACTGCAGGGATTTTCGCCAGAGATTCCCGCCTATGTAATGATCCCGAAGATGGTCCCCGGGACCGACGCTTCTTATTTGGGCGCGAATTGCAAACCGTTTGAGACGCAGGCCGATCCGGGGAATCTGGAAACGCCCTTCAGCGTGCCGAATCTCGATTTGAGTGGCGGGCTGTCGGTCGATCGGATCGAGTCGCGGCGGCAATTGGTTTCGAGCCTCGATCAGATCCGTCGCTCGGTCGATCAGTCGGGGCAGATGGCCGCGCTCGATACGTTCAATCAACAAGCTTGGGAAATTGTGACCGGCCCTAAAGCGCGCGAAGCCTTCGACCTGGAGAGCGAGCCCCGCGCGGTGCGCGAGCGGTATGGCTTTCCCGAATCGTACACGCCGCGAATGCGAGCCGGTGGCGATCGGCCAAATTGGCCCCAGCGGTTGTTACTCGCGCGGCGCTTGGTGCAGGCTGGCGTGCGACTGGTAACCGTCGACTGCCGTTGGTGGGATACGCACGACGACAATTTCTGGGCGCTCAAGAACGGCTTTCTGCCGCCGTGGGACATGGCCTACACCGCGCTGCTTGAAGACCTCGAGCGGCACGGCCTGCTTGAAAAGACGATGGTCCTGGCCTGGGGCGAAATGGGTCGCACGCCGCGCGTGAATGCGACGGCTGGGCGCGATCACTGGGCACGCGTCTTCAGCGTGGCGATGGCTGGGGGCGGCATCCAGGGGGGCCGCATTGTGGGTTCGTCTGACAAAGAGGCTGCGATTCCCAAGGACAACCCAAAGATCGCGCAGGACGTGCTCGCCACGCTCTATCGCCACCTTGGTGTGAACACCAAGGCCAGCTACCTCAATCACTTCGGCCGCCCAATGACGGTGCTGCCCTGCGGCGAGCCGATTCACGAGCTGTTTTAA
- a CDS encoding ExbD/TolR family protein has product MSVIVFHCPACNREIKTTDKFAGRRARCPQCAAAVTVPNAPGTADTTLAESSLLPPVPAPLGTAGSTSPAAAVDRPQWKGTPPPAIVPTAEHDSHDDDYYDDDEEMAPLVSSKSAQHEDLIDMTAMVDIVFFLLIFFLTTSLTSLQAVMDLPTPQSATEKRGSRSIGEIQTDSETLIVKIQDDNSILVDDEEVYSDHDLRTKIRTAVSSAGGTPLSLVVIGNADANHGTAVRVFDAGAAAGVGSISLLVQDDTDAD; this is encoded by the coding sequence ATGAGCGTCATCGTCTTTCACTGCCCCGCGTGCAATCGCGAAATCAAAACCACCGACAAGTTTGCCGGCCGCCGTGCCCGCTGTCCGCAATGTGCTGCCGCGGTCACCGTGCCCAATGCGCCCGGCACTGCTGACACTACGCTGGCCGAGTCATCGCTGCTGCCACCTGTGCCCGCTCCTCTAGGCACGGCCGGTTCAACTTCACCAGCAGCGGCCGTAGATCGCCCACAGTGGAAAGGAACGCCACCCCCGGCAATCGTCCCCACCGCCGAGCACGATTCGCACGATGATGATTACTACGACGATGACGAGGAAATGGCGCCCTTGGTTTCATCGAAGAGTGCGCAGCACGAAGATTTGATCGACATGACCGCGATGGTCGATATCGTGTTTTTCTTGTTGATCTTTTTTCTCACGACTTCGCTCACCTCCCTGCAAGCTGTGATGGACTTGCCGACGCCCCAATCAGCGACCGAAAAACGCGGCTCGCGTTCGATTGGCGAAATTCAAACCGACAGCGAAACTCTGATCGTCAAGATTCAGGACGACAATTCGATCCTGGTCGATGACGAAGAAGTCTATAGCGATCACGACCTGCGAACCAAGATTCGCACTGCGGTTAGCAGCGCCGGAGGAACGCCTCTTTCGCTGGTCGTCATTGGCAATGCCGATGCCAACCACGGCACCGCAGTCCGCGTCTTCGATGCTGGCGCAGCTGCGGGCGTGGGGAGCATCAGCCTGCTCGTGCAAGACGATACCGACGCCGACTGA
- a CDS encoding ExbD/TolR family protein — MSGSNLSSGPFSAGLLSSQKKHDDAEFDITAMIDLVFMMNIYFMVTFITTAMGDIANLPQAVHAAPLNMDEAIQITVLESPDPNFVTVELESAGGEAIRDPVAQEAAIAKAVEVAVSQNKKKVLLRAQQGIRLREIHRLATAASAEGVTLHIAVMESQETAE, encoded by the coding sequence ATGAGTGGTTCGAATTTATCGTCGGGGCCTTTTAGTGCGGGACTGCTGTCTTCGCAAAAAAAGCACGACGATGCTGAATTCGACATCACCGCCATGATCGACCTGGTGTTCATGATGAACATCTATTTCATGGTGACGTTCATCACCACTGCCATGGGAGATATCGCCAATCTACCCCAGGCCGTGCATGCCGCGCCCTTGAACATGGATGAAGCCATTCAGATCACCGTGCTCGAGAGCCCCGACCCCAACTTTGTAACCGTGGAGTTGGAATCGGCAGGAGGCGAAGCTATTCGCGATCCCGTGGCCCAGGAAGCAGCCATCGCCAAGGCCGTGGAAGTGGCTGTTTCGCAAAACAAGAAAAAGGTCTTGCTCCGCGCGCAACAGGGAATTCGCCTGCGCGAGATTCACCGCCTGGCGACTGCTGCCAGCGCGGAAGGGGTCACGCTGCACATTGCCGTGATGGAATCGCAGGAGACGGCCGAATGA
- a CDS encoding MotA/TolQ/ExbB proton channel family protein — MNISAIAGVVDKACYLLLTLNFFWGLYCVIIAFRRLSQLAFKNRQQLNEFTDEVMNKLRDKQYDAAAEMCDGDVRAFPQLAHAAIVSRSYGFEPQRQIVTEMLTQDILAEFEFRTGWIAVTIKSGPLLGLFGTVMGMMAAFSTIGSGAKVEPHDIARDISIALICTALGLLTAIPFNFLLASINNRLKKLQDGVSSSMLRVLEHFKHQRVRAA; from the coding sequence ATGAATATCAGTGCAATTGCCGGGGTCGTCGACAAAGCTTGCTACTTGCTGCTGACCCTCAACTTTTTCTGGGGGCTGTACTGCGTCATCATCGCCTTCCGCCGCCTGTCGCAACTGGCCTTTAAAAATCGGCAGCAGTTGAACGAGTTCACCGACGAGGTCATGAATAAGTTGCGCGACAAACAGTACGACGCTGCTGCCGAAATGTGCGATGGCGACGTCCGCGCGTTTCCTCAGCTGGCTCATGCGGCCATCGTCAGTCGCTCTTACGGTTTTGAACCGCAGCGGCAAATTGTCACCGAGATGCTGACCCAAGACATTCTGGCTGAATTCGAATTCCGCACGGGTTGGATCGCAGTGACCATCAAGAGCGGTCCGCTGTTGGGATTGTTCGGCACGGTGATGGGGATGATGGCGGCGTTCAGCACCATCGGCTCTGGAGCCAAGGTCGAACCGCACGACATTGCCCGCGATATCTCCATCGCCCTCATTTGCACGGCCCTGGGGCTGCTCACCGCCATTCCGTTTAACTTCTTGCTGGCCTCGATCAACAATCGGCTGAAGAAATTGCAGGACGGAGTGTCGTCGAGCATGTTGCGAGTGCTCGAACATTTCAAGCATCAGCGCGTCCGTGCCGCCTGA